The Schistocerca nitens isolate TAMUIC-IGC-003100 chromosome 6, iqSchNite1.1, whole genome shotgun sequence DNA segment tgaacaaaattggctacCATTTAtattctgtgtgcagaaatgcattcacatttaatgttgccACAAAATTCttctctcatttaatgttaagttcgaaacagaaaaattcctaaacaccaaagtaataaaaaaattcagtaacctggtaaattttatgacgacagcgacgctgcgcctcggccctgtattctgaataaaaaaaggcaaaatttcttacctcaataaaaactgcaaatatatctgctcttacataaaaattttcggcacagatccgtgcaatgctggcctttgctttgtgactcgtgaaagaaaattattcattggataaaatctttaaattgaaatgaatgctttttttaaaaaaattactttatgttatgaaattattggggcattttttttgaaagaaattaaatgacaatacacattactagatatgcgcaaggctgcttctttaccttctacaacaatactcgtcctccagattcccgaccagagtcccgaccagagtcccgaccagagtcccgaccagagtcccgaccagagtcccgaccagagtcccgaccagagtcccgaccagagtcccgaccagagtcccgaccagagtcccgaccagagtcccgaccagagtcccgaccagagtcccgaccagagtcccgaccagagtcccgaccagagtcccgaccagagtcccgaccagagtcccgaccagagtcccgaccagagtcccgaccagagtcccgaccagagtcccgaccagagtcccgaccagagtcccgaccagagtcccgaccagagtcccgaccagagtcccgaccagagtcccgaccagagtcccgaccagagtcccgaccagagtcccgaccagagtcccgaccagagtcccgaccagagtcccgaccagagtcccgaccagagtcccgaccagagtcccgaccagagtcccgaccagagtcccgaccagagtcccgaccagagtcccgaccagagtcccgaccagagtcccgaccagagtcccgaccagagtcccgaccagagtcccgaccagagtcccgaccagagtcccgaccagagtcccgaccagagtcccgaccagagtcccgaccagagtcccgaccagagtcccgaccagagtcccgaccagagtcccgaccagagtcccgaccagagtcccgaccagagtcccgaccagagtcccgaccagagtcccgaccagagtcccgaccagagtcccgaccagagtcccgaccagagtcccgaccagagtcccgaccagagtcccgaccagagtcccgaccagagtcccgaccagagtcccgaccagagtcccgaccagagtcccgaccagagtcccgaccagagtcccgaccagagtcccgaccagagtcccgaccagagtcccgaccagagtcccgaccagagtcccgaccagagtcccgaccagagtcccgaccagagtcccgaccagagtcccgaccagagtcccgaccagagtcccgaccagagtcccgaccagagtcccgaccagagtcccgaccagagtcccgaccagagtcccgaccagagtcccgaccagagtcccgaccagagtcccgaccagagtcccgaccagagtcccgaccagagtcccgaccagagtcccgaccagagtcccgaccagagtcccgaccagagtcccgaccagagtcccgaccagagtcccgaccagagtcccgaccagagtcccgaccagagtcccgaccagagtcccgaccagagtcccgaccagagtcccgaccagagtcccgaccagagtcccgaccagagtcccgaccagagtcccgaccagagtcccgaccagagtcccgaccagagtcccgaccagagtcccgaccagagtcccgaccagagtcccgaccagagtcccgaccagagtcccgaccagagtcccgaccagagtcccgaccagagtcccgaccagagtcccgaccagagtcccgaccagagtcccgaccagagtcccgaccagagtcccgaccagagtcccgaccagagtcccgaccagagtcccgaccagagtcccgaccagagtcccgaccagagtcccgaccagagtcccgaccagagtcccgaccagagtcccgaccagagtcccgaccagagtcccgaccagagtcccgaccagagtcccgaccagagtcccgaccagagtcccgaccagagtcccgaccagagtcccgaccagagtcccgaccagagtcccgaccagagtcccgaccagagtcccgaccagagtcccgaccagagtcccgaccagagtcccgaccagagtcccgagcagagtcccgagcagagtcccgagcagagtcccgagcagagtcccgagcagagtcccgagcagagcagacagccgacacgcgccgcctcacgcagactactcaagagtactgtcgacacgcgcagacaagcgcagactagcgacaagcaacaagcaacaactaacgacatactgctctctggtcagagactctcctatgccttgcctattgcaggcagcgcatacctcacctcttacacccTACGCACAACCAATgtgccagctggactgctggtagcactttggaactcacgagctgATTTCGTGCGCCTTTTTGAAACCATCGTCcgcaatgctcgacagtccctgtcttACAGTACATGCGGTCTGCCCTCTCTTGGTTTAGCtgttctttcacgtttccactgcgTAGCTTTAGGAGGGTTAAAATGCCCCTGATCTATTTGGTGGCTTCCAGTGACTAGTTCACGTTCTAAGGAAGTCAGCTTTCCTGATCGACTCATCctgttcttactgcttctctactgacaacacgatactccccacctccttttatgcCATGCAAGTCTGTCTCTCCTTACATCTAATGGTCAGTTCCGTATTACATATGGATGTCCGGATAGTTTTTACCAGATAGTGTGTAACGTATACTTCGCCACAAGCAATTTCATTCAGGTACGCACTTGGAATATTTAATATAAATTAATCTTTCACCCGAGTAAGTGGTCTGAAAAGTAATAAGTGACCGTTTAATGTCCTCATTCGATTCAAAATGCAAGTTAATAATACATTCGTATTTTTTCGTATTTTTAATGTATGTGGTTCTCTATTAATCAGTATGCCTTCCCTTTAATTCTTCCTAAATCCCTAAATTTCATCATTCATTGTTTAGCTGCAGCAGTATCCCTCCAATCATAATGGTTGGTTGGAAAGGAACAATACTACGCTAGTTTCATTAAAATGTGTTTATTTGTTGATTAATTTTCTGCAGAAAACAAGACGACCTACTAAGTCGCTAAAAATGTCGGTAGAAA contains these protein-coding regions:
- the LOC126263332 gene encoding microtubule-associated protein futsch-like encodes the protein MTQQRLRLQDEPVAFSGVVAARGHPEDTPSAHATLNHRLPRRFPSRPESRPESRPESRPESRPESRPESRPESRPESRPESRPESRPESRPESRPESRPESRPESRPESRPESRPESRPESRPESRPESRPESRPESRPESRPESRPESRPESRPESRPESRPESRPESRPESRPESRPESRPESRPESRPESRPESRPESRPESRPESRPESRPESRPESRPESRPESRPESRPESRPESRPESRPESRPESRPESRPESRPESRPESRPESRPESRPESRPESRPESRPESRPESRPESRPESRPESRPESRPESRPESRPESRPESRPESRPESRPESRPESRPESRPESRPESRPESRPESRPESRPESRPESRPESRPESRPESRPESRPESRPESRPESRPESRPESRPESRPESRPESRPESRPESRPESRPESRPESRPESRPESRPESRPESRPESRPESRPESRPESRPESRPESRPESRPESRPESRPESRPESRPESRPESRPESRPESRPESRPESRPESRPESRPESRPESRPESRPESRPESRPESRPESRPESRPESRPESRPESRPESRPESRPESRPESRPESRPESRPESRPESRPESRPESRPESRPESRPESRPESRPESRPESRAESRAESRAESRAESRAESRAEQTADTRRLTNGDYMILIIDVDWKSEVKHYMKRIIPDNRRTSNCRYFKCCVTEGGNELSAHLACKNKGTKNNRQDKISESSPKEGQIVV